A single region of the Glycine max cultivar Williams 82 chromosome 20, Glycine_max_v4.0, whole genome shotgun sequence genome encodes:
- the LOC100800462 gene encoding putative disease resistance RPP13-like protein 1, whose amino-acid sequence MALAMVGEALISASVEILLDRITSAEFRDFFANRKLNVSLLDELKIKLLTLNAVLNDAEEKQITNSAVKAWLNELKDAVLDAEDLLDEINTDSLRCKVEGEFKTFTSQVRSLLSSPFNQFYRSMNSKLEAISRRLENFLKQIDSLGLKIVAGRVSYRKDTDRSVEYVVARDDDKKKLLSMLFSDEDENNNHIQVLTIWGMGGLGKTTLAQSLLNDDAVQNHFDLKAWAWVSDPFDVFKATKAIVESATSKTCDITNFDALRVELKNTFKDKKFLLVLDDLWNMQYHDWDQLIAPFSCGKKGSKIIVTTRHHRIAEITRTFPIHELKILTDDNCWCILAKHAFGNQGYDKYPILAEIGRQIATKCKGLPLAAKTLGGLLRSNVDAEYWNGILNSNMWANNEVLAALCISYLHLPPHLKRCFAYCSIFPRQYLLDRKELILLWMAEGFLPQIHGEKAMESIGEDYFNELLSRSLIEKDKNEGKEQFQMHDLIYNLARLVSGKRSCYFEGGEVPLNVRHLTYPQREHDASKRFECLYELKFLRSFLPLYGYGSYPYCVSKKVTHDWLPKLTYLRTLSLFSYRNITELPDSISNLVLLQYLDLSYTSIKSLPDAAFRLYNLQTLKLSNCESLTELPEQIGDLLLLRYLDFSYTSINRLPEQIGNLVNLRHLDIRGTNLWEMPSQISKLQDLRVLTSFVVGRENGVTIRELRKFPYLQGTLSILRLQNVVDPKDAVQADLKKKEHIEELTLEWGSEPQDSQIEKDVLQNLQPSTNLKKLSIRYYSGTSFPKWLSYYSYSYVIVLCITDCNYCFSLPPFGQLPSLKELVIERMKMVKTVGEEFYCNNGGSLSFQPFPLLESIQFEEMSEWEEWLPFEGEGRKFPFPCLKRLSLSECPKLRGNLPNHLPSLTEVSISECNQLEAKSHDLHWNTSIEKIKIREAGEGLLSLLGNFSYRNIRIENCDSLSSLPRIILAANCLQSLTLFDIPNLISFSADGLPTSLQSLHISHCENLEFLSPESSHKYTSLESLVIGRSCHSLASLPLDGFSSLQFLRIEECPNMEAITTHGGTNALQLTTLDVWNCKKLRSLPEQIDLPALCRLYLNELPELTSLPPRCLPSSLQTLEVDVGMLSSMSKHELGFLFQRLTSLFRLSITGFGEEDVVNTLLKECLLPTSLQYLSLRNLYDLKLLEGKGLQHLTSLTELAIWNCKSLESLLEDQLPSSLELLEISSCPLLEARYQSRKGKHWSKIAHIPAIKINGEVII is encoded by the coding sequence ATGGCCTTAGCTATGGTGGGAGAGGCACTTATCTCTGCTTCTGTGGAGATCTTGTTGGATAGGATAACTTCTGCGGAGTTTCGAGATTTCTTTGCCAATAGAAAGCTGAATGTGTCTCTCTTGGACGAGCTGAAGATAAAGCTGTTGACACTCAATGCTGTGCTCAATGATGCTGAGGAGAAACAGATCACTAATTCAGCAGTGAAGGCATGGCTTAATGAGTTGAAAGATGCTGTTCTAGACGCTGAGGATTTGTTGGATGAAATCAACACAGATTCTCTGAGGTGCAAGGTGGAGGGAGAATTTAAAACCTTTACTAGCCAGGTGAGGTCATTactttcttctccctttaatcAATTCTATAGGAGCATGAATTCCAAGCTTGAAGCAATATCTAGAAGGctagaaaattttcttaaacAGATAGATAGTCTCGGTTTGAAAATTGTCGCTGGCAGAGTCTCTTACAGAAAAGATACAGATCGATCGGTGGAATATGTTGTTGCAAGAGACGATGACAAAAAGAAGCTGTTGAGCATGCTTTTCTCTGATGAAGATGAGAATAATAATCACATACAAGTGCTGACAATATGGGGCATGGGAGGTCTTGGAAAAACAACCCTTGCTCAGAGCCTTTTAAATGATGATGCAGTGCAGAACCATTTCGATCTCAAAGCTTGGGCATGGGTATCTGATCCTTTTGATGTGTTTAAGGCAACAAAGGCAATTGTTGAATCTGCCACTTCTAAAACTTGTGATATTACTAATTTTGATGCTCTTCGTGTTGAATTGAAGAACacctttaaagataaaaaatttttGCTTGTGCTCGATGACCTTTGGAATATGCAGTATCATGATTGGGATCAACTAATAGCCCCTTTTAGCTGTGGGAAAAAGGGAAGCAAAATCATTGTGACAACCCGACATCACAGAATTGCAGAAATCACTCGTACATTTCCCATTCATGAGCTGAAGATTCTTACGGATGACAACTGTTGGTGTATACTTGCTAAACATGCATTTGGAAATCAAGGATATGACAAATATCCAATCCTAGCAGAAATTGGTAGACAAATTGCAACAAAATGCAAGGGTCTACCATTAGCAGCCAAAACATTGGGAGGTCTTTTGCGATCAAATGTTGATGCAGAGTATTGGAATGGAATTCTGAACAGCAACATGTGGGCAAATAATGAAGTTTTAGCAGCTTTATGCATAAGTTATCTTCATCTTCCACCACATCTGAAAAGATGTTTTGCCTATTGCTCAATTTTTCCAAGACAATATTTGTTGGATAGGAAGGAATTGATTCTGTTATGGATGGCTGAAGGCTTTCTTCCACAAATCCACGGAGAGAAAGCAATGGAATCAATAGGTGAAGATTACTTTAATGAATTGTTATCTAGATCTTTAattgaaaaagacaaaaatgagGGAAAGGAACAATTTCAAATGCATGACCTTATTTACAATTTAGCCAGACTAGTCTCTGGTAAGAGATCTTGTTACTTTGAAGGAGGAGAAGTCCCATTAAATGTTCGCCATTTGACATATCCTCAAAGAGAGCATGATGCCTCTAAAAGATTTGAGTGTTTGTATGAGCTAAAGTTTTTGCGCAGCTTTTTACCACTATATGGATATGGATCTTATCCTTATTGTGTATCCAAAAAGGTGACTCATGATTGGCTGCCAAAACTAACATATCTGCGAACATTGTCCTTGTTTAGCTACAGAAATATCACTGAGCTGCCTGATTCAATAAGCAATTTGGTACTATTGCAGTATCTTGACCTTTCCTATACTTCCATCAAAAGTTTGCCTGATGCAGCCTTTAGGCTTTACAATTTGCAGACTTTGAAATTATCAAATTGTGAATCTCTTACGGAGTTGCCTGAACAGATAGGAGATTTGTTACTCTTACGGTATCTTGACTTTTCCTATACTTCCATCAATCGGCTGCCTGAACAGATAGGAAATTTGGTCAATCTACGCCACCTTGATATTAGAGGCACAAATTTGTGGGAGATGCCATCACAAATAAGCAAGCTACAAGATCTCCGTGTGTTGACTTCTTTTGTTGTAGGCAGAGAAAATGGAGTAACTATAAGAGAATTAAGAAAGTTTCCTTACTTGCAAGGTACGCTTTCCATTTTGAGGCTACAAAATGTTGTTGATCCCAAGGATGCTGTTCAAGCTGACTTAAAGAAGAAAGAGCACATTGAGGAGCTTACGCTGGAGTGGGGCAGTGAGCCACAAGATTCACAAATTGAGAAAGACGTACTTCAGAACCTGCAACCATCGACAAATTTAAAGAAACTCAGCATAAGATACTACAGTGGCACAAGCTTTCCTAAATGGTTGAGTTACTATTCGTATTCTTATGTTATAGTCCTTTGCATCACTGATTGCAACTATTGTTTTTCACTTCCACCATTTGGACAACTACCTTCTCTCAAGGAGCTTGTGATAGAAAGGATGAAAATGGTGAAGACAGTTGGTGAGGAATTCTACTGCAACAATGGGGGTTCTCTTTCATTTCAACCATTTCCATTGTTGGAGAGTATCCAGTTCGAAGAGATGTCAGAGTGGGAAGAGTGGCTACCATTTGAAGGTGAAGGCCGCAAATTTCCTTTTCCTTGCCTTAAGCGTTTGAGTTTATCAGAATGCCCCAAGTTGAGAGGAAACTTGCCCAACCATCTACCTTCATTGACAGAGGTTAGTATATCAGAGTGTAACCAGCTAGAGGCAAAATCGCATGATCTACATTGGAACAcatcaattgaaaaaataaagattagaGAAGCAGGAGAAGGCTTGTTGTCCTTGCTTGGCAACTTTTCTTATAGGAATATTCGGATTGAAAACTGTGACAGCTTGTCATCTTTGCCAAGAATAATACTAGCTGCCAATTGTCTCCAAAGTTTGACTCTTTTTGATATCCCCAATTTGATTTCCTTCTCAGCTGATGGTTTGCCAACGTCATTGCAATCGCTTCACATTTCCCACTGTGAGAACTTAGAATTTCTGTCTCCCGAATCATCGCACAAATACACATCACTTGAATCTCTGGTAATTGGCAGAAGCTGTCATTCCCTGGCGTCCTTACCATTAGATGGTTTCTCTTCCCTGCAATTTCTTCGTATCGAGGAATGTCCCAACATGGAAGCAATTACTACTCATGGTGGAACGAATGCTCTCCAATTAACTACACTTGATGTTTGGAATTGTAAGAAACTTAGGTCACTTCCAGAGCAGATTGATCTTCCTGCCCTTTGTCGGTTATACCTTAATGAGCTTCCAGAGCTAACATCATTGCCCCCAAGGTGTTTGCCTTCCAGTTTACAAACACTTGAAGTTGATGTTGGAATGCTATCATCAATGTCTAAACACGAGTTAGGTTTCTTATTCCAACGCCTCACTTCTCTGTTTCGTCTTTCCATTACTGGTTTTGGGGAGGAAGATGTTGTTAACACCCTGTTGAAGGAGTGCTTACTGCCCACTTCCCTGCAATATCTGTCCCTACGGAATTTATATGATTTAAAGTTGTTGGAAGGAAAAGGGCTTCAACATCTCACTTCCCTCACAGAGCTTGCCATCTGGAATTGTAAAAGCCTAGAGTCCTTGCTCGAAGATCAGCTTCCATCCTCTCTTGAATTACTGGAGATAAGTAGTTGTCCTTTACTAGAAGCAAGGTATCAAAGTCGGAAAGGGAAACACTGGTCTAAGATTGCTCACATTCCTGCTATCAAGATAAATGGTGAAGTGATAATATGA
- the LOC100801544 gene encoding putative disease resistance RPP13-like protein 1 gives MAFAMVGEALISASVEILLDRITSAEFRDFFANRKLNVSLLDELKIKLLELNAVLNDAEEKQITNEAVKAWLDELKDAVLDAEDLLDEINTDSLRCKVEGQCKTFTSQVWSSLSSPFNQFYKSMNSKLEAISRRLENFLKRIDSLGLKIVAGRVSYRKDTDRSVEYVVARDDDKKKLLSMLLSDEDENNNHIQVLTIWGMGGLGKTTLAQSLLNDDAVQNHFDLKAWAWVSDPFDVFKATKAIVESATSKTCDITNFDALRVELKTTFKDKFFLLVLDDLWNMQYHDWDQLITPFSCGKKGSKIIVTTRQHRIAEITRTFPIHELKILTDDNCWCILAKHAFGNQGYDKYPILAEIGRQIATKCKGLPLAAKTLGGLLRSNVDAEYWKGILNSNMWANNEVLPALCISYLHLPPHLKRCFAYCSIFPRQHLLDRKELILLWMAEGFLTQIHGEKAMESVGEDYFNELLSRSLIEKDKNEGKEQLRMHDLIYDLARLVSGKRSCYFEGGEVPLNVRHLTYRQRDYDVSKRFEGLYELKVLRSFLPLCGYKFFGYCVSKKVTHDWLPKVTYLRTLSLFGYRNITELPDSISNLVLLRYLDLSHTSIKSLPDAAFRLYNLQTLKLSSCYYLTELPEQIGDLLLLRYLDLSHTPINRLPEQIGNLVNLCHLDIRGTNLSEMPSQISKLQDLRVLTSFVVGREGGVTIRELRKFPYLQGTLSILRLQNVVDPKDAVQADLKKKEHIEELMLEWGSEPQDSQIEKDVLQNLQSSTNLKKLSISYYSGTSFPKWLGDSTYSNVIDLRITDCNYCFSLPPLGQLPSLKELVIGRMKMVKTVGEEFYCNNGGSLSFQPFPLLESIRFKEMSEWEEWLPFEGGGRKFPFPCLKRLSLSECPKLRGNLPNHLPSLTEVSISECNQLEAKSHDLHWNTSIEDINIKEAGEDLLSLLDNFSYRNLRIEKCESLSSFPRIILAANCLQRLTLVDIPNLISFSADGLPTSLQSLQIYNCENLEFLSPESCLKYISLESLAICGSCHSLASLPLDGFSSLQFLRIEECPNMEAITTHGGTNALQLTTLTVWNCKKLRSLPEQIDLPALCRLYLNGLPELTSLPPRCLPSSLQTLEVDVGMLSSMSKHELGFLFQRLTSLFRLSIAGFGEEDVVNTLLKECLLPTSLQYLSLRFLDDLKLLEGKGLQHLTSLTELAIWHCKSLESLPEDQLPSSLELLEIGSCPLLEARYQSRKGKHWSKIAHIPAIKINGKVII, from the coding sequence ATGGCTTTTGCTATGGTGGGAGAGGCACTTATCTCTGCTTCTGTGGAGATCTTGTTGGATAGGATAACTTCTGCGGAGTTTCGAGATTTCTTTGCCAATAGAAAGCTGAATGTTTCTCTCTTGGACGAGCTGAAGATAAAGCTGTTGGAACTCAATGCTGTGCTCAATGATGCTGAGGAGAAACAGATCACTAATGAAGCAGTGAAGGCATGGCTTGATGAGTTGAAAGATGCTGTTCTAGACGCTGAGGATTTGTTGGACGAAATCAACACAGATTCTCTGAGGTGCAAGGTGGAGGGACAATGTAAAACCTTTACTAGCCAGGTGTGGTCATCactttcttctccctttaatcAATTCTATAAGAGCATGAATTCCAAGCTTGAAGCAATATCTAGAAGGcttgaaaattttcttaaacGGATAGATAGTCTCGGTTTGAAAATTGTTGCTGGCAGAGTCTCTTACAGAAAAGATACAGATCGATCGGTGGAATATGTCGTTGCAAGAGACGATGACAAAAAGAAGCTGTTGAGCATGCTTCTCTCTGATGAAGATGAGAATAATAATCACATACAAGTGCTGACAATATGGGGCATGGGAGGTCTTGGAAAAACAACCCTTGCTCAGAGCCTTTTAAATGATGATGCAGTGCAGAACCATTTTGATCTCAAAGCTTGGGCATGGGTATCTGATCCTTTTGATGTGTTTAAGGCAACAAAGGCAATTGTTGAATCTGCCACTTCTAAAACTTGTGATATTACTAATTTTGATGCTCTTCGTGTTGAATTGAAGACCAcctttaaagataaattttttttgcttgTGCTCGATGACCTTTGGAATATGCAGTATCATGATTGGGATCAACTAATAACCCCTTTTAGCTGtgggaaaaagggaagtaaaatCATTGTGACAACCCGACAACACAGAATTGCAGAAATCACTCGTACATTTCCCATTCATGAGCTGAAGATTCTTACGGATGACAACTGTTGGTGTATACTTGCTAAACATGCATTTGGAAATCAAGGATATGACAAATATCCAATCCTAGCAGAAATTGGTAGACAAATTGCAACAAAATGCAAGGGTCTACCATTAGCAGCCAAAACATTGGGAGGTCTTTTGCGATCAAATGTTGATGCAGAGTATTGGAAAGGAATTCTGAACAGCAACATGTGGGCAAATAATGAAGTTTTACCGGCTTTATGCATAAGTTATCTTCATCTTCCACCACATCTGAAAAGATGTTTTGCCTATTGCTCAATTTTTCCTAGACAACATTTGTTGGATAGGAAGGAATTGATTCTGTTATGGATGGCTGAAGGCTTTCTTACACAAATCCACGGAGAGAAAGCAATGGAATCAGTAGGTGAAGACTACTTCAATGAATTGTTATCTAGATCTTTAattgaaaaagacaaaaatgagGGAAAGGAACAACTTCGAATGCATGACCTTATTTACGATTTAGCCAGGCTAGTTTCTGGGAAGAGATCTTGTTACTTTGAAGGAGGAGAAGTCCCATTAAATGTTCGCCATTTGACATATCGTCAAAGAGACTATGATGTCTCTAAAAGATTTGAGGGCTTGTATGAGCTGAAGGTTTTGCGCAGCTTTTTACCACTGTGTGGATATAAATTTTTTGGTTATTGTGTATCCAAAAAGGTGACCCATGATTGGCTGCCAAAAGTAACATATCTGCGAACATTGTCCTTGTTTGGCTACAGAAATATCACTGAGCTGCCTGATTCAATAAGCAATTTGGTACTATTGCGGTATCTTGACCTTTCCCATACTTCCATCAAAAGTTTGCCTGATGCAGCCTTTAGGCTTTACAATTTGCAGACTTTGAAATTATCAAGTTGTTATTATCTTACGGAGTTGCCTGAACAGATAGGAGATTTGTTACTCTTACGATATCTTGACCTTTCTCATACTCCCATCAATCGGCTGCCTGAACAGATAGGAAATTTGGTCAATCTATGCCACCTTGATATTAGAGGCACAAATTTGTCGGAGATGCCATCACAAATAAGCAAGCTACAAGATCTCCGTGTGTTGACTTCTTTTGTTGTAGGCAGAGAAGGTGGAGTAACTATAAGAGAATTAAGAAAGTTTCCTTACTTGCAAGGTACGCTTTCCATTTTGAGGCTACAAAATGTTGTTGATCCCAAGGATGCTGTTCAAGCTGACTTAAAGAAGAAAGAGCACATTGAGGAGCTTATGCTGGAGTGGGGCAGTGAACCACAAGATTCACAAATTGAGAAAGATGTACTTCAGAACCTGCAATCGTCGACAAATTTAAAGAAACTCAGCATAAGCTACTACAGTGGCACAAGCTTTCCTAAATGGTTGGGTGACTCTACATATTCTAATGTTATAGACCTTCGCATCACTGATTGCAACTATTGCTTTTCACTTCCACCATTAGGACAACTACCTTCTCTCAAGGAGCTTGTGATAGGAAGGATGAAAATGGTGAAGACAGTTGGTGAAGAATTCTACTGCAACAATGGGGGTTCCCTTTCATTTCAACCATTTCCATTGTTGGAGAGTATCCGGTTCAAAGAGATGTCAGAGTGGGAAGAGTGGCTACCATTTGAAGGTGGAGGCAGAAAATTTCCTTTTCCTTGCCTTAAGCGTTTGAGTTTATCAGAATGCCCCAAGTTGAGAGGAAACTTGCCCAACCATCTACCTTCATTGACAGAGGTTAGTATATCAGAGTGCAACCAGCTAGAGGCAAAATCACATGATCTACATTGGAACACATCAATTGAAgacataaatattaaagaagCAGGAGAAGACTTGTTGTCTTTGCTTGACAACTTTTCTTATAGGAATCTACGGATTGAAAAATGTGAGAGCTTGTCATCTTTTCCAAGAATAATACTAGCTGCCAATTGTCTCCAAAGGTTGACTCTTGTGGATATCCCCAATTTGATTTCCTTCTCAGCTGATGGCTTGCCAACGTCATTGCAATCACTTCAAATTTACAACTGTGAGAACTTAGAATTTCTGTCTCCCGAATCATGCCTCAAATACATATCACTTGAATCTCTGGCAATTTGCGGAAGCTGTCATTCCCTGGCGTCCTTACCATTAGATGGTTTCTCTTCCCTGCAATTTCTTCGTATCGAGGAATGTCCCAACATGGAAGCAATTACTACTCATGGTGGAACGAATGCTCTCCAATTAACTACACTTACTGTTTGGAATTGTAAGAAACTTAGGTCACTTCCAGAGCAGATTGATCTTCCTGCCCTTTGTCGGTTATACCTTAATGGGCTTCCAGAGCTAACATCATTGCCCCCAAGGTGTTTGCCTTCCAGTTTACAAACACTTGAAGTTGATGTTGGAATGCTATCATCGATGTCTAAACACGAGTTAGGTTTCTTATTCCAACGCCTCACTTCTCTGTTTCGTCTTTCCATTGCTGGTTTTGGGGAGGAAGATGTTGTTAACACCCTGTTGAAGGAGTGCTTACTGCCCACTTCCCTGCAATATCTGTCCCTACGATTTTTAGATGATTTAAAGTTGTTGGAAGGAAAAGGGCTTCAACATCTCACTTCCCTCACAGAGCTTGCCATCTGGCATTGTAAAAGCCTAGAGTCCTTGCCCGAAGATCAGCTTCCATCCTCTCTTGAATTACTGGAGATAGGTAGTTGTCCTTTACTAGAAGCAAGGTATCAAAGTCGGAAAGGGAAACACTGGTCTAAGATTGCTCACATTCCTGCTATCAAGATAAATGGTAAAGTGATAATATGA